Below is a window of Nocardia asteroides DNA.
ATCAGCGGATACACCCCGTTCTCGTCGTGTATCTCGCGGCCGGTCACGGGCGGGTTGAACACGCACAGCATCCGCAGGCGGGTGCGGGCGTTGACCTGATGACGTTCGTTGCCGTCGAGCAGGTACATCGAACCAGGTCCGAGCTGGTAGACGGCCTGGTTGTCGAGGTCGAGCAGACTGCCCTCGCCCTCGATCAGCCACACCGCTTCGACATGGTTCTGGTAGTGGAACTCGTGGACGGTACCGGCCTCGATGGTGGTCTCGTGGAAGGAGAAACCGACGCGGTCACCCGCCAGCACGATGCGCTTGCTGCGCCAGCCCGGCCCGGCCACATCCCGTTCGGTACCGGTGATCTCGGCGGTGGTGCGCACGATCATGCGGCACCTCCACACACGGTGTCGATGGAGTTCGACAGCACGGACAGGCCCTGCTCGAGTTCGTCGCTGCCGAGGGTCAACGGCGGCAGCAGTTTCACCACCTCGTCCATCGAACCGGAGGTCTCCACGAGCAGGCCCTGTTCGAAGGCGGTCCGGCAGACCTTGCCCGCCTGCGACGGGTCGTCGAACACGATGCCGTGCACCATGCCGCGGCCCCGGGTGGAGACGCCGGAGTGACGCCCGGCGATCGCGGCCAGCGACCGCGACAGGTAGTCGCCGTTGGCGATGGTGCGCTGGGCGAGGGTGTCGTCGGACCAGTACTCGCGCAGCGCGGCCGTGGCGGTGACGAAGGCCGGGTTGTTGCCACGGAAGGTGCCGTTGTGCTCGCCCGGCGCCCACTGGTCGTGCTCGGGCTTGAGCAGGACCAGCGCCATCGGCAGGCCGTAGCCGCCGATCGACTTCGACAGGGTGACGATGTCGGGGGTGATGCCGGCGATCTCGAAGGAGAAGAACGGGCCGGTGCGGCCGCAGCCCATCTGGACATCGTCGACGATGAGCAGGATGTCGCGCGCGGCGCACAGGCCGGCCAGGTGGCGCAGCCATTCCGCACGGGCCAGGTTGACCCCGCCCTCACCCTGCACGGTCTCCACGATCACCGCGGCGGGGCGGTCGAAACCGGAGGAGCTGTCGTCGAGGACGCGCTGCATCCAGCCGAAGTCCTCGATGGTGTTGTCGAAGTAGCCGTCGAACGGCATCGGGGTGGCGTGCTCGAGCGGCACGCCCGCGCCCGCCCGCTTGGCGGCGTTGCCGGTGACCGACAGCGCGCCCAGGGTCATGCCGTGGAAAGCGTTGGTGAAGCTCAGCACCGTCTTGCGGCCGGTGACCTTGCGGGCCAGCTTCAGCGCGGCCTCGACGGCGTTGGCGCCGGTGGGGCCGGGGAACTGCACCTTGTAGTCCAGGCCACGCGGCGACAGCAGGGTGTCGCGGATGGTTTCGAGCAGTTCGCGTTTGGCCACGGTGGACATGTCCAGGCCGTGGGTGATGCCGTTGCCCGCCACGTAGTCCAGCAGCGCCCGCTTGAGCACCGGGTTGTTGTGGCCGTAGTTCAGCGCGCCCGCCCCGGCGAAGAAGTCGAGGTAGTCGCGGCCCTGCTCGTCGCGCAGCCAGGCACCCTCGGCAGTGGCGAAGACGGTCGGCCAATCTCGGCAGTAGCCCCGCACGTTCGATTCCATCGCCTCGAAAATGCTGGTGTCGGTGGTCGTGATCATCGTCGTTCCTCCTGGCGCTGAGCGGGTGCGATGACGTACAGCTGCTCGGCCTCGTGTGAATCGGGGAAATCGTGCGTTTCGAACAGGGAGACGGTGCGCAAACCCGCACCGCGCTCCCGGGCCACCGCGGCGAACAACGCCTGGGAGGCGGTGTTGCCGGGTGAGATCGTGGTTTCCAGCGTGGTGATGCCCGCGGGGGCCACCGAATCCAGCAGCGAGTGCAGGATCCGGGCGGCCAGACCCCGGCCGCGGAATTCGGCGTCGACGGCGATCTGCCAGACGAACACGGTGTCGGGTGCGTCCGGGCGGATGTAGCCGATGACGAATCCGACCGCGCGGCCGTCGCTCTCGGCGACCACCGAGGTGGCGGCGAAATCGCGACACCACAGCAGGTACGCGTAGCTGGAGTTGACGTCGAGTACCTGTGAGTCACGGGCGATCCGCCACAGCTGGGCCCCGTCACCCAGGCGAGCGGGGCGCAGTCTCGGTTCGGAACCGAGAACCGCAGGGGCGGTGGCGGATTCGATGGACGTGGTGGACGAAGGCATACATCTACAGTGGCGAACCGACTTTGCGGTCTCTGTGTCGAGCTCTTTGCAGTTGTATGACGAGTCTTTGACTACGCTTGCGGATCGAGGCGATAGCCCAGACCACGCACCGTGACCACGATGCGCGGGTCGGACGGATCGCGCTCGATCTTGGTGCGCAACCGGCGCACGTGGACGTCGACGATCCGCTCGTCACCGAAAAATCCTTGGTCCCAGACTCTTTCGAGCAGGACGCTGCGGCTGAGCACCCGCCCGGGGGTCTCGGCGAGCTCACACAGCAACCGGAATTCGGTGACCGTGAGATGGATCTCCTCGCTGCCGCGGCGCACCGCGCCCGCGTCGGTGGCCAGGATCAGCGGGGCGACCGGATCGGCGTCGAGCACCGCTTCGGGCGTCACATCGCGTTCGGCGGTGATCCTGGCGCGGCGGCGCAGGGCGCGCATCCGGGCGGTGATCTCCTTGATCTCGAACGGCTTGCTGACGAAGTCGTCGGCGCCCGCCTCGAGCGCGGCGACCACGTCGTGGGTGTCGTAGCGCGTGCTGATCACGATGATCGGCACGTCGTGGTCGCGGCGGATCTCCCTGATGCAGTCGAAGCCGTCGGTCTCGCCGCGCATCAGATCGACGATCATCAGGTCGGGCGGTCCGTCGCTGCGGAGCCGGTCGAGGGCGTCCTCGGGGACGCCGGCCTCGGCGACGGCGTATCCCTCGTCCTCCATCGCGCGGCGCAGGTCGCCACGCATCTGGACGTCGTCGTCCACGATCATCAAGTTCGCACTCATGCCTGCACCTCGCTGTAGCTGGGCTCCGTCATGACCGCGGTGGCGGCTGTGGTTGTCGGCCGCGTCTTGCGCTCGCTCATGTGCACATCCTTTGCTGACACACGGGACGTGCGTCGGATCACGTCGGGGAACTCGCGTCCCCAGACCGACGCGACATCCCGTCTTCGAGCTTGTTACCGATCCGTTATTTACCCAGCCTCAGCTCCGCGTAAACCCGCCGTAACAATTCGACCGGTCCGCGGAGCCTTCGGAGACCGCTCGGCGAGGGCGTTGCGCTGGCATAGTCGAGGCGTGACACCGACGTATGACGACATCACCGCGGCGGCCGCGCGGATCGCGGGATCGGTGCGCCCGATCACGCTCGCACCGGCCGCGACCGGGGCGGATCCCCTGTGGTTCGCCCTCGAGTACCTGCAGTTCACCGGCTCGTTCAAGGCGCGCGGCGCGCAGAATTTCGTGCGCGCGCACGCGGCGGCGGGGACGCTGCCGGAGGCGGGTGTGACGATCGCCTCTGGCGGCAACGCCGGGCTCGCGTGCGCGTGGGCGGCGCGCGAAGCGGGCGTGCCCGCGACCGTTTTCCTACCGGACACCGCTCCCCCGGTGAAGATCCGGCGACTGCGCGACTACGGCGCCGAGGTGCGGCTGATCGGGCCCGAGTACAAGCAGGCGCTGGCAGCGTGCCAGGAGTTTGCCGCGACCACCGGCGCGCTGTCTTCCCACGCCTACGATCATCCGCTCGTCGCGGCCGGCGCCGGCACGCTGATGCGCGAGATCGGCGCCCGGATTCCCGATCTCGACACCGTGCTGGTGGCCGTCGGTGGCGGCGGCTTGTTCACCGGCACGGCCGTCGCGGCCCAGCACCTCGGGGTGCGGACGGTCGCGGTCGAACCGGTGCGCTGCCGGTCGCTGAACGCGGCACTGGCCGCGGGCCGGCCGGTGGAGGTCACGGTCGACTCCGTCGCGGCCGATTCCCTGGGCGCGCCGAATGTTTCGGCGATGGCGCTGGCCGTGGCGCAGGACGAGAGCGTGCGCTCGGTCCTCGTCGAGGACGAACTGATCGTGCGCGCCCGCAGGCAGCTGTGGGACGAGCACCGGATCGCGGTCGAATACGGCGCGGCGACGGCACTGGCCGCCCTGCTCGACGGCGGCACCGGCCCGGCCTACCGGCCGCAACCGGGTGAACGGGTGTGCGTCGTGCTGTGCGGGGCCAACACCGACCCCGCCGACCTGACGCGCTGAGCGGCTCCGGGCCCCGGACCTCGCGATCCGGGGCCCGGCCGGTCAGCGCACCAGGGCGTTCTTGGTGGCGTAGTTCGACATCACCGAGTTCAGTCCGCGCATGGCCAGGGTGTAGCCGTAGGGAACGTAGCGCTGGCCCCAGTGGGCGAGCTGGATGTCGCGGGAGGTGTAGACCCAGTAGCGGTTGCGTTCCACACCCTTCACCACGGCGGCGGCCGCCTGCTCGGGGGTGACGGCATGGCGCAGGAACAGGCCCATCGCCTTCTGCAGGGCGGCGTTGTCGCGGTCGACACCGGCGATGTCGACGCTGTCGACCATCGGGGTCGCCATCGCGCCGGGGCAGACCAGGCTGACGCCGATCTTGTGCCTGCGCAGGTCGAAACGCAGCACCTCCGAGACACCGCGCAGCCCGAACTTGGTGGCGCTGTAGGGCGCGTGCCAGGGCAGGCCGAACAGACCTGCCGCCGAGGACACGTTCACCACGTGACCGCCGCGGCCCGCCGCGATCATCGGCGGCACGAACTCCTCGATCACGTGGATCGGGCCCATCAGGTTGATGTCGACGGTGCGACGCCACTGCTGGTGGGTGAGCTTGTCGACGGTGCCCCAGGTGGCGATGCCCGCCACATTCATGACGATGTCGACCCGGGACACCGCGTCGAAGGTGTGCGCGGCCAGCCCGACGACGGCGGCGTGATCGCTGACGTCGGCGGCGTGGGCCAGGTGCACGGTGGCGCCGGCGGCGCGCAGTTCCGCGGCCGTGGTCTCCAGCGCGTCGGCGGTGATGTCGGTGAGCACGAGGGCTGCGCCTTTGGCGGCGGCCGCGAACGCGGTGGCGCGGCCGAGCCCGCTGGCGGCACCGGTGATCAGGCAGGTCTTCCCGTCGAACTTCGTCATGGTCCCGACCCTACGGTTCGGTGAACGGATCCGTCTATGGTCCGGTCGTGATCGCGATGGTGGTCCAGCCGCCCACGTGGATCCGGCTGCCGTCGCGCAGCGGCACCGGGGCCTGCGCCGGGATGGGTGTCTCGGCGCCGTCGAGGCTGGTGCCGTTGGTGGAGCCGAGGTCGGTGACGGTGAGCCCGCCCGCCGGGTCGAGGCGGATCAGCGCGTGCGCGCGCGAGACGCCGATGTCAGCGGGGGCGATCCCGAGATCGATCTCAGGCACGATGCCCTGCGAGGCCGACCGCTTCCCGATCAGGAACCGCTCGCCGCGCAAGGGGATTCGGCGCTCCGGGTAGAAGTCCGGGAACGCGACCCGTTCGGCGTCGGGACCCTTGCGGGCCTGGACCCTGGCGTAGAAGTCGCGGTCGGCGAACACCCTGGCCACCCAGAGCCCGGCACCGGCCTCGCCGCGCACCAGGGTCGGGTCGCTGCCCCGCGGTTCGGGTCGGTCGGCCTGCGGTGTCGCGGCCGCGGGCAGGGCCGAATCGTGGCCGCAGACTTCACAGAAGCGGCCGCTGGTCGGGGTGGCGCAGGACGGGCACAGGCGCAGCGCGGCCGGATCGGCGACCGGGGTGTCGTCCAGGGCCGACCCGCACACATCGCAGTAGTCGATGGCCTGCGACTGATGCCCTTCCGCGCACACCGGCATGTCAGGCGCCCTCCGGCCGGACCCGCGCCGTCTTCGTCGAGCGGATGTCGAGCGCCAGTTCGTCGGCCGCGGTGACCTGGCCGCGCAACCGGACCGTGCCGTCGCGGTCGTCGACCTCCACGACGCCGCGCAGCAGCTTGGCCGTCGACTCGTGGCCGGAGGCCGCCGCCAGTTCGACGGCGCGGCGCAGCTTGGCGGTGGCGGTGGTGACGTCGCCGCTGCGGCGCGCGGCCAGCCCCTCCTGCACCGCCTGCGCCAGCTCGACCTGGCCGGTGTAGTGGGCGACGCGGGTGCTGATCCGGGTGGACAGCGTCGTGTCGGTGGTCCACACCGCCCGCACCAGGCCCTGGCCGAGCACCTCGTCCCCGGCCAGCACACTGAGCCTGCCCGCCAGTTTCTCCCGGCCGGGCGCGGCCGGTTCCAGCTCGATCTGCACGTGGTACTCGCGTTCCTCGGCGGCCCACGACGACAGCGGATACTCCCCCACCTGCGGTCCGGTGTCGACGCGGCGGCCGGTGAGGTCCTCGAGCACCGGCGCCACCTGCTTGACCATCCGCACCCGCGCCCCGGCCGGCGTCCACACCTTCAGCGTGAGTTCGGGGATGACCCGCGCCGCGGAGGACCGCATCATCGCCGCGAAGTCGGCCGACAGGTCCTTGGGGTCGGCGACCACGTCGGCGTCGCCGGACAGCTTCGAGGAGATGGTGTGCAGATCGGCGGCGTTCCAGTCGTCCCCGACACCGCGGCAATCGCAGACGAAAAGTCCTTCGGCGCGGTCGAGTTCGGTGGCCAGCTGCTCGGGGGTCTCGTGCTCGTTCTTGCCGTCGGTGAGCAGGATGGCGTGTGCCTGCGCGCCGGGGTGCGCCGCGGCCACCTGGCGGGCCAGCGCCAGCCAGGACCCCATGGCCGTACCGCCGTCGGGACGCAGCCGGTCCAGCGCGCGCTTGGCCGCGGTGCGGTGGTTGCCGTCGGCCGGGGCCGACATGGTGCCGGTCGGATAGATCATCCGCGCCCGTTCGGTGCCCTCGATGATGGCGAACGCGGTGCCGTCGGGGATCTCGTCGAGGGCGGTGCGGGTGGCGGTGCGCGCGTTGTCGAACTTGCGCTTGTTCCCCATCGACCCCGAGCAGTCGATGATCAGGATCTCCAGCCGCGGCGGCGGGGTGGCGATCGCGGCCAGCTCGGGGCCGGTGGTCACGGTGAGCACCGCGTCCACCACGCGCGCGCCGTCGGCGAGGAACTCGTTCTGGTCGACGGCGATCGAAATACCTGCGGTTCCCGGTGAACTCATGACACTCCTGGATCGGGCGAAACGGCGCGGGGCACCGGCACCGGTGCCAGCGCCACCGTGATGTTGTCGCTGCCGCCGCTGCTGATCGCG
It encodes the following:
- a CDS encoding ectoine synthase; its protein translation is MIVRTTAEITGTERDVAGPGWRSKRIVLAGDRVGFSFHETTIEAGTVHEFHYQNHVEAVWLIEGEGSLLDLDNQAVYQLGPGSMYLLDGNERHQVNARTRLRMLCVFNPPVTGREIHDENGVYPLIVEEDARV
- the ectB gene encoding diaminobutyrate--2-oxoglutarate transaminase, whose protein sequence is MTTTDTSIFEAMESNVRGYCRDWPTVFATAEGAWLRDEQGRDYLDFFAGAGALNYGHNNPVLKRALLDYVAGNGITHGLDMSTVAKRELLETIRDTLLSPRGLDYKVQFPGPTGANAVEAALKLARKVTGRKTVLSFTNAFHGMTLGALSVTGNAAKRAGAGVPLEHATPMPFDGYFDNTIEDFGWMQRVLDDSSSGFDRPAAVIVETVQGEGGVNLARAEWLRHLAGLCAARDILLIVDDVQMGCGRTGPFFSFEIAGITPDIVTLSKSIGGYGLPMALVLLKPEHDQWAPGEHNGTFRGNNPAFVTATAALREYWSDDTLAQRTIANGDYLSRSLAAIAGRHSGVSTRGRGMVHGIVFDDPSQAGKVCRTAFEQGLLVETSGSMDEVVKLLPPLTLGSDELEQGLSVLSNSIDTVCGGAA
- the ectA gene encoding diaminobutyrate acetyltransferase, whose protein sequence is MPSSTTSIESATAPAVLGSEPRLRPARLGDGAQLWRIARDSQVLDVNSSYAYLLWCRDFAATSVVAESDGRAVGFVIGYIRPDAPDTVFVWQIAVDAEFRGRGLAARILHSLLDSVAPAGITTLETTISPGNTASQALFAAVARERGAGLRTVSLFETHDFPDSHEAEQLYVIAPAQRQEERR
- a CDS encoding response regulator transcription factor, with the protein product MSANLMIVDDDVQMRGDLRRAMEDEGYAVAEAGVPEDALDRLRSDGPPDLMIVDLMRGETDGFDCIREIRRDHDVPIIVISTRYDTHDVVAALEAGADDFVSKPFEIKEITARMRALRRRARITAERDVTPEAVLDADPVAPLILATDAGAVRRGSEEIHLTVTEFRLLCELAETPGRVLSRSVLLERVWDQGFFGDERIVDVHVRRLRTKIERDPSDPRIVVTVRGLGYRLDPQA
- a CDS encoding threonine/serine dehydratase, giving the protein MTPTYDDITAAAARIAGSVRPITLAPAATGADPLWFALEYLQFTGSFKARGAQNFVRAHAAAGTLPEAGVTIASGGNAGLACAWAAREAGVPATVFLPDTAPPVKIRRLRDYGAEVRLIGPEYKQALAACQEFAATTGALSSHAYDHPLVAAGAGTLMREIGARIPDLDTVLVAVGGGGLFTGTAVAAQHLGVRTVAVEPVRCRSLNAALAAGRPVEVTVDSVAADSLGAPNVSAMALAVAQDESVRSVLVEDELIVRARRQLWDEHRIAVEYGAATALAALLDGGTGPAYRPQPGERVCVVLCGANTDPADLTR
- a CDS encoding SDR family oxidoreductase, with amino-acid sequence MTKFDGKTCLITGAASGLGRATAFAAAAKGAALVLTDITADALETTAAELRAAGATVHLAHAADVSDHAAVVGLAAHTFDAVSRVDIVMNVAGIATWGTVDKLTHQQWRRTVDINLMGPIHVIEEFVPPMIAAGRGGHVVNVSSAAGLFGLPWHAPYSATKFGLRGVSEVLRFDLRRHKIGVSLVCPGAMATPMVDSVDIAGVDRDNAALQKAMGLFLRHAVTPEQAAAAVVKGVERNRYWVYTSRDIQLAHWGQRYVPYGYTLAMRGLNSVMSNYATKNALVR
- a CDS encoding FHA domain-containing protein; protein product: MPVCAEGHQSQAIDYCDVCGSALDDTPVADPAALRLCPSCATPTSGRFCEVCGHDSALPAAATPQADRPEPRGSDPTLVRGEAGAGLWVARVFADRDFYARVQARKGPDAERVAFPDFYPERRIPLRGERFLIGKRSASQGIVPEIDLGIAPADIGVSRAHALIRLDPAGGLTVTDLGSTNGTSLDGAETPIPAQAPVPLRDGSRIHVGGWTTIAITTGP
- a CDS encoding vWA domain-containing protein, with amino-acid sequence MSSPGTAGISIAVDQNEFLADGARVVDAVLTVTTGPELAAIATPPPRLEILIIDCSGSMGNKRKFDNARTATRTALDEIPDGTAFAIIEGTERARMIYPTGTMSAPADGNHRTAAKRALDRLRPDGGTAMGSWLALARQVAAAHPGAQAHAILLTDGKNEHETPEQLATELDRAEGLFVCDCRGVGDDWNAADLHTISSKLSGDADVVADPKDLSADFAAMMRSSAARVIPELTLKVWTPAGARVRMVKQVAPVLEDLTGRRVDTGPQVGEYPLSSWAAEEREYHVQIELEPAAPGREKLAGRLSVLAGDEVLGQGLVRAVWTTDTTLSTRISTRVAHYTGQVELAQAVQEGLAARRSGDVTTATAKLRRAVELAAASGHESTAKLLRGVVEVDDRDGTVRLRGQVTAADELALDIRSTKTARVRPEGA